The proteins below are encoded in one region of Streptomyces marianii:
- a CDS encoding glycerophosphodiester phosphodiesterase: MSFLTIGHRGVMGVEPENTLRSFVRAERAGMDAIELDLHLSKDGALVVMHDADVDRTTDGTGPIAEKTLAELRELDAGQGERVPIFEEVLEAVSAPLQVEIKDAAAARVLADVMVKRDLAERIEVTSFQDDAVREIAALVPGVRTALVASRWGSDIVERAQAAGAPTLALNIRRLTLETVEHAHDEGLRVIGWVVNTQDHLRLVRALELDGATTDFPEIRRTGRFTA, encoded by the coding sequence TTGAGTTTCCTCACCATCGGTCATCGCGGGGTCATGGGTGTCGAACCGGAGAACACCCTGCGTTCCTTCGTCCGGGCGGAACGCGCGGGCATGGACGCGATCGAACTCGATCTCCATCTCAGCAAGGACGGCGCCCTGGTCGTCATGCACGACGCCGATGTGGACCGGACGACCGACGGCACGGGACCGATCGCCGAGAAGACCCTCGCCGAGCTGCGGGAGCTGGACGCCGGTCAGGGCGAGCGCGTCCCGATCTTCGAGGAGGTCCTGGAAGCGGTGAGCGCGCCGCTCCAGGTCGAGATCAAGGACGCGGCCGCGGCACGGGTGCTCGCGGACGTGATGGTCAAGCGCGATCTGGCGGAACGGATCGAGGTCACCTCGTTCCAGGACGACGCCGTCAGGGAGATCGCCGCGCTGGTGCCCGGCGTGCGCACGGCCCTCGTCGCCAGCCGGTGGGGCAGCGACATCGTGGAGCGCGCGCAGGCCGCCGGCGCCCCGACGCTGGCGCTGAACATCCGCCGGCTCACGCTGGAGACGGTGGAGCACGCCCACGACGAGGGGCTGAGGGTCATCGGCTGGGTCGTCAACACCCAGGACCACCTGCGGCTGGTGCGCGCCCTCGAGCTCGACGGCGCGACCACCGACTTCCCGGAGATCCGGCGCACCGGCCGCTTCACGGCCTGA
- a CDS encoding GNAT family N-acetyltransferase, which translates to METAPPQHPVQLSFRDATDADVPALVELIESAYRGDSSRAGWTTEADILDGQRTDPEGVRQVIGASGSRLLVVRRDDELVACCQLEHRGDAAYFGMFAVRPGLQGGGLGRLVIAEAERLVSETWGVTEMHMTVISVREELIAWYERRGYRRTGRMTPFPYGDERFGVPRRDDLQFELLVKSLDG; encoded by the coding sequence ATGGAGACCGCCCCGCCCCAGCACCCGGTGCAGCTGTCCTTCCGCGACGCGACCGATGCCGACGTGCCCGCGCTGGTCGAGCTGATCGAGTCGGCCTACCGCGGGGACTCCAGCCGTGCGGGCTGGACCACCGAGGCGGACATCCTGGACGGGCAGCGCACCGACCCGGAAGGCGTGCGCCAGGTGATCGGGGCGTCCGGCAGCAGGCTGCTCGTGGTGCGGCGCGACGACGAGCTGGTGGCCTGCTGCCAGCTCGAACACCGCGGCGACGCGGCGTACTTCGGCATGTTCGCCGTGCGTCCGGGACTCCAGGGCGGCGGGCTCGGCCGACTGGTCATCGCCGAGGCGGAGCGTCTCGTCAGCGAGACGTGGGGCGTCACCGAGATGCACATGACGGTGATCTCGGTGCGCGAGGAGCTCATCGCCTGGTACGAGCGGCGCGGGTACCGCCGTACGGGCCGGATGACCCCGTTCCCGTACGGCGATGAGCGATTCGGCGTTCCGCGCCGTGACGACCTGCAGTTCGAGCTGCTCGTGAAGAGCCTGGACGGCTGA
- a CDS encoding DUF6421 family protein, with amino-acid sequence MTEILVQNAATDAATTTAVVEHPAWQMLKDAVEEIRSWQSEDGSIDFGAEGAPVRAAADYAVERVTAAVEELSPLLPHDAAYHRALVADLRKWADGAFGVPDFLDSLLAFQPAADRVDGLQHLVVFPMYTQNGNPDRNLEAVVLRMVWPEWLAELEATRYDNPLFCGITFEDFTAGYDTNSAVLFPETIAVREAPERFSWGGIFCDREAARFRRVTEAAVEILSIDLPEDVASMVHDQERCEKAFVLWDMIHDRTHSHGDLPFDPFMIKQRQPFWMYGLEELRCDLTAFKEAVKLEAEGNAHGRDVQYAVLFDRMFRFPVTGDRVRNYDGLGGQLLFAYLHKHDVVRWTDNTLRIDWERAPKVTNQLCAEIETLYRDGIDRPKLVHWFKAYELVATYLAPHPGSRWAKGPDALDLSQPPRKLVDDVLPDEFPLSMFFEALSKKLKGVIASTKGITARSAERVAA; translated from the coding sequence ATGACGGAAATTCTTGTGCAGAACGCTGCGACGGACGCGGCGACGACCACGGCGGTGGTCGAGCATCCCGCGTGGCAGATGCTCAAGGACGCCGTCGAGGAGATCAGGTCCTGGCAGTCCGAGGACGGTTCCATCGACTTCGGTGCCGAGGGCGCCCCGGTGCGCGCCGCCGCCGACTACGCGGTCGAGCGGGTGACCGCCGCCGTGGAGGAGCTCTCCCCGCTGCTTCCGCACGACGCCGCTTACCACCGGGCGCTCGTCGCCGACCTGCGCAAATGGGCCGACGGCGCCTTCGGCGTGCCGGACTTCCTGGACTCGCTGCTGGCCTTCCAGCCCGCCGCCGACCGCGTGGACGGCCTCCAGCACCTGGTGGTCTTTCCCATGTACACGCAGAACGGCAACCCGGACCGCAACCTCGAGGCCGTCGTCCTGCGGATGGTCTGGCCGGAGTGGCTGGCCGAGCTGGAGGCGACCCGCTACGACAACCCGCTCTTCTGCGGGATCACCTTCGAGGACTTCACCGCCGGCTACGACACCAACTCGGCCGTGCTGTTCCCGGAGACCATAGCCGTGCGCGAGGCCCCCGAGCGGTTCAGCTGGGGCGGCATCTTCTGCGACCGCGAGGCCGCCCGCTTCCGCCGGGTGACCGAGGCCGCGGTGGAGATCCTCTCCATCGACCTCCCCGAGGACGTGGCCTCGATGGTCCACGACCAGGAGCGCTGCGAGAAGGCCTTCGTCCTGTGGGACATGATCCACGACCGCACCCACAGCCACGGCGACCTGCCGTTCGACCCCTTCATGATCAAGCAGCGCCAGCCGTTCTGGATGTACGGCCTGGAGGAGCTGCGCTGCGACCTCACCGCCTTCAAGGAGGCCGTGAAGCTGGAGGCCGAGGGCAACGCACACGGCCGTGACGTCCAGTACGCGGTGCTGTTCGACCGGATGTTCCGCTTCCCCGTCACCGGCGACCGGGTGCGCAACTACGACGGCCTCGGCGGCCAGCTGCTCTTCGCGTACCTCCACAAGCACGACGTCGTACGCTGGACGGACAACACGCTGAGGATCGACTGGGAGCGGGCCCCGAAGGTCACCAACCAGCTCTGCGCCGAGATCGAGACGTTGTACCGCGACGGCATCGACCGCCCGAAGCTCGTCCACTGGTTCAAGGCCTACGAGCTGGTCGCCACCTATCTCGCTCCGCACCCGGGCTCCCGCTGGGCCAAGGGTCCCGACGCCCTGGACCTGAGCCAGCCGCCGCGCAAGCTCGTCGACGACGTGCTTCCGGACGAGTTTCCGCTCAGCATGTTCTTTGAGGCGCTCTCCAAGAAGCTGAAGGGCGTGATCGCTTCCACCAAGGGCATCACGGCCCGGTCCGCCGAGCGAGTCGCCGCGTGA
- a CDS encoding HAD family hydrolase: MAIKGVLFDFSGTLFRIESVTSWLRAALDETGISVGEDAFERYARELDAAGALPGGSTPELIPEALADLWRTRDRDARRHRDAYMGLARRVELPDPRLYDALYERHKTPSAWLPYPDAEEVLGELRRLGTGVAVVSNIGWDPRPVFQAHGLHGYVDAYVLSYRHGVQKPDARLFRAGCEALGEDPRDVLMVGDDRRADGGAAQLGCAVHFVDHLPVEERPEGLRPVLGLMGA; encoded by the coding sequence ATGGCGATCAAAGGCGTGCTCTTCGATTTCTCGGGAACGCTCTTCCGGATCGAATCCGTCACCTCCTGGCTGCGGGCCGCCCTCGACGAGACGGGGATCTCCGTCGGCGAGGACGCGTTCGAGCGGTACGCACGCGAGCTGGACGCGGCCGGGGCGCTGCCCGGAGGTTCCACCCCCGAACTGATCCCCGAGGCGCTCGCCGACCTGTGGCGGACGCGCGACCGGGACGCCCGGCGGCACAGGGACGCCTACATGGGCCTCGCCCGCCGTGTGGAGCTCCCCGACCCCCGGCTCTACGACGCGCTCTACGAGCGGCACAAGACCCCGTCCGCGTGGCTGCCGTACCCGGACGCGGAGGAGGTGCTCGGCGAGCTGCGGCGCCTGGGCACAGGCGTCGCGGTGGTCAGCAACATCGGCTGGGACCCGCGGCCGGTGTTCCAGGCGCACGGGCTGCACGGCTACGTGGACGCGTACGTGCTGTCGTACCGCCACGGGGTGCAGAAGCCGGACGCCAGGCTGTTCCGGGCGGGCTGCGAGGCGCTCGGGGAGGACCCCCGCGACGTCCTGATGGTCGGTGACGACAGGCGCGCGGACGGCGGGGCGGCACAGCTGGGTTGCGCGGTGCACTTCGTGGATCATCTGCCGGTCGAGGA
- a CDS encoding DUF5134 domain-containing protein — protein sequence MHGPAVPGWLLVALCAVSGAYCVVRMRCCAGPARSAATDEALMGFGMAAMAVPAAVAPAPAWAWLPYAALFGTVGLRALRATRASRAGAHHLHHLVGSLAMVYMAVTMSPFAAGGHGAHGAPGAGGVPLVTGALLVYFAVFVLHTGARLVPAAAPAGGPPPAWGARPELALACRVSMGVAMVAMLLTV from the coding sequence GTGCACGGACCGGCGGTGCCGGGCTGGCTGCTCGTGGCGCTGTGCGCGGTGTCCGGCGCGTACTGCGTCGTGCGGATGCGCTGCTGTGCGGGCCCGGCGCGCAGCGCGGCGACGGATGAGGCCCTGATGGGGTTCGGGATGGCCGCGATGGCCGTGCCGGCCGCCGTGGCACCGGCACCGGCGTGGGCATGGCTGCCGTACGCGGCCCTGTTCGGGACGGTGGGCCTGCGGGCGTTGCGGGCCACTCGGGCCTCCCGCGCCGGCGCGCACCATCTGCACCATCTGGTGGGCTCGCTGGCCATGGTGTACATGGCGGTGACCATGTCCCCCTTCGCGGCGGGCGGCCACGGGGCGCACGGCGCGCCCGGTGCCGGCGGAGTGCCGCTGGTGACGGGGGCGTTGCTCGTCTACTTCGCCGTGTTCGTCCTGCACACGGGCGCCCGGCTGGTGCCCGCGGCGGCGCCCGCGGGCGGCCCTCCCCCGGCCTGGGGAGCCCGCCCCGAGCTGGCCCTGGCGTGCCGGGTCTCGATGGGCGTCGCCATGGTCGCCATGCTTCTCACCGTCTGA
- a CDS encoding phosphatase PAP2 family protein: MRPPTPTSTPLPRTPVPEPGPPVPGARTASLTAVVTVLLLVTVVVGWEPLMSADRTVAVELHESALAEPGLTEANRILSDWVWDPWTMRALVVGVVLGLLWRGERLPALWLAAASLLGSAVQQILKVLVGRQRPVWAEPVDSAHYAAFPSGHAMTATVTCGLLLWLLARTGAGPGLRRTAALLSAVSVLGVGFTRLYLGVHWLTDVLAGWLLGICVVAVAVGSYERLALNREP; encoded by the coding sequence ATGCGTCCCCCCACCCCCACCTCCACCCCACTCCCGCGCACCCCCGTCCCGGAGCCGGGCCCTCCGGTCCCCGGGGCACGCACCGCCTCGCTGACCGCCGTGGTCACCGTCCTGCTGCTGGTGACGGTGGTAGTGGGCTGGGAGCCGCTGATGTCGGCCGACCGCACGGTCGCCGTCGAGCTCCACGAGTCCGCGCTGGCGGAGCCGGGGCTCACCGAGGCGAACCGGATCCTCAGCGACTGGGTGTGGGACCCGTGGACGATGCGCGCCCTGGTGGTCGGGGTGGTGCTCGGCCTGCTGTGGCGCGGCGAGCGCCTCCCGGCCCTGTGGCTCGCGGCGGCGAGCCTGCTGGGGTCGGCGGTGCAGCAGATCCTCAAGGTCCTGGTGGGGCGGCAGCGCCCGGTCTGGGCGGAACCCGTGGACTCCGCCCACTACGCCGCCTTCCCCTCCGGCCACGCGATGACGGCGACCGTCACCTGCGGGCTGCTCCTCTGGCTACTGGCGCGGACGGGGGCCGGACCGGGGCTGCGGCGGACGGCGGCCCTGCTCTCGGCGGTCTCGGTGCTGGGCGTGGGCTTCACCAGGCTCTACCTGGGAGTGCACTGGCTCACGGACGTCCTGGCCGGCTGGCTGCTCGGGATCTGTGTGGTCGCCGTGGCGGTCGGCTCGTACGAACGGCTGGCCTTGAACCGGGAGCCCTGA
- a CDS encoding VOC family protein — protein sequence MMHVLSSRILLRPTDPERSRRFYEDVLGLQIYREFGTGQDRGTVYFLGGGFLEISGRSDTPPGPGLALWLQVSDAKAAYGHVLSHGAEVERPPRREPWGLVEMWLTDPDGVRIAVVEVPEDHPLRRRP from the coding sequence ATGATGCACGTGCTGAGCAGTCGCATCCTGCTGCGGCCGACCGACCCCGAGCGGTCCCGACGGTTCTACGAGGACGTGCTGGGCCTGCAGATCTACCGCGAGTTCGGCACCGGGCAGGACCGCGGAACGGTCTACTTCCTCGGGGGCGGGTTCCTGGAGATCTCCGGCCGCTCCGACACCCCGCCCGGCCCGGGGCTCGCGCTGTGGCTCCAGGTGTCGGACGCCAAGGCGGCCTACGGTCATGTGCTGTCGCACGGGGCCGAGGTGGAACGGCCGCCGCGGCGGGAGCCCTGGGGGCTCGTCGAGATGTGGCTGACCGATCCGGACGGGGTGCGGATCGCCGTGGTCGAGGTGCCCGAGGACCATCCGCTGCGCCGCCGGCCCTGA
- a CDS encoding SDR family NAD(P)-dependent oxidoreductase, which yields MNANGNGPLDGAVIAVAGAAGPAGRATLLRLAEAGAIVVASDADSERLAQAVDEARYAHGGATVTGDTVDLLDPTATREWAAQTEKEFGRVDGLVHLVGGWRGSATFGETDLSDWQLLEKLLIRTVQNTSLAFHEALKRSDKGRFVLVSQSGAAKPTEGNASYAAAKAAAEAWTLALADSFRKAGGEEGPRTAAAILIIKALVHDAMRAERPNAKFAGFTDVKELAEAIAGVWGRPAQEVNGQRLWLTPEP from the coding sequence ATGAATGCGAACGGCAACGGGCCCCTCGACGGTGCGGTGATCGCGGTCGCGGGCGCCGCGGGTCCGGCGGGCCGCGCCACCCTGCTCCGCCTCGCCGAGGCGGGCGCGATCGTCGTGGCGTCGGACGCGGACAGCGAACGGCTGGCGCAGGCGGTCGACGAGGCGCGGTACGCGCACGGCGGTGCGACCGTCACCGGCGACACCGTCGACCTGCTCGACCCGACCGCGACCCGGGAATGGGCCGCGCAGACCGAGAAGGAGTTCGGCCGCGTCGACGGCCTCGTCCATCTCGTCGGCGGCTGGCGCGGCAGCGCGACCTTCGGCGAGACCGACCTGAGCGATTGGCAGCTCCTCGAGAAACTGCTGATCCGTACGGTCCAGAACACCTCGCTCGCGTTCCACGAGGCGCTCAAGCGCAGCGACAAGGGCCGCTTCGTACTGGTCAGCCAGTCCGGGGCGGCGAAGCCCACCGAGGGCAACGCCTCCTACGCCGCCGCCAAGGCCGCTGCGGAGGCCTGGACCCTGGCGCTGGCGGACTCGTTCAGGAAGGCCGGGGGTGAGGAGGGCCCGCGCACGGCGGCTGCCATCCTGATCATCAAGGCGCTCGTGCACGACGCGATGCGCGCCGAGCGCCCGAACGCCAAGTTCGCGGGCTTCACGGACGTCAAGGAACTGGCCGAGGCCATTGCCGGAGTCTGGGGGCGGCCCGCCCAGGAAGTGAATGGACAGCGCCTGTGGCTGACCCCCGAGCCGTGA
- a CDS encoding M56 family metallopeptidase, producing MMVSLALLSLGALAAVVAPRLMSRADWPEREPVVALWVWQCVVAAVLLSFGLSMTISAAATWQAVRGPVFAPAPSAVVEAYALGAGGPWSAVLAVVLACGGLWTGAMLTREIHRAHARRKRRRAELLVRAPLLPGEDPGDDPLVVLEGERPDAWWLPGAAPQLVITTAALRRLKGRQLDAVLAHEQGHARARHDWLLHCSAALANGFPQVPVFAAFRDEMHRLVELAADDVASRRFGRLTIALALVELNEHRGVFGPRPAPDAQLHQRVNRLLAPVPRLTAGRRLRLTAAAVLVPVVPLLVAFVPGLSALA from the coding sequence ATGATGGTCTCCCTCGCGCTGCTGTCGCTCGGCGCACTGGCCGCCGTCGTCGCGCCGCGGCTGATGTCCCGGGCCGACTGGCCGGAGCGCGAGCCGGTGGTGGCGTTGTGGGTGTGGCAGTGCGTGGTCGCTGCGGTGCTGCTGAGCTTCGGCCTCTCCATGACCATCAGCGCGGCCGCCACCTGGCAGGCGGTGCGGGGGCCGGTCTTCGCGCCCGCACCGAGCGCGGTCGTCGAGGCGTACGCCCTGGGCGCGGGCGGTCCGTGGTCGGCCGTACTGGCCGTCGTACTGGCGTGCGGAGGGCTGTGGACCGGCGCGATGCTCACCCGGGAGATCCACCGGGCGCACGCGCGACGCAAGCGGCGCAGGGCCGAACTCCTCGTGCGCGCCCCCCTGTTGCCCGGAGAGGACCCCGGCGACGATCCGCTGGTGGTGCTGGAGGGCGAGCGCCCCGACGCGTGGTGGCTGCCCGGCGCCGCGCCCCAGCTCGTCATCACCACGGCCGCCCTGCGGCGACTGAAGGGCCGTCAGCTCGACGCGGTGCTGGCTCATGAGCAGGGCCATGCCAGAGCGCGCCACGACTGGCTGCTGCACTGCTCGGCGGCGCTCGCCAACGGTTTTCCCCAGGTCCCGGTGTTCGCCGCGTTCCGCGACGAGATGCACCGGCTGGTGGAGCTGGCCGCGGACGACGTGGCCTCGCGCCGGTTCGGGCGGCTGACGATCGCCCTCGCGCTGGTCGAACTGAACGAACACCGCGGAGTCTTCGGTCCCCGCCCGGCGCCCGACGCCCAACTGCACCAGCGGGTGAACCGCCTGCTGGCCCCGGTGCCCCGGCTCACCGCGGGCAGGCGGCTGCGGCTGACCGCCGCCGCGGTCCTGGTGCCCGTCGTACCGCTGCTGGTGGCATTCGTGCCGGGTCTGAGCGCTTTGGCATGA